Proteins from a single region of Pyramidobacter porci:
- a CDS encoding cell division protein: MKLRWVAFWAVVVMSAAMLVTSVLNEFRRQRRMAELMQEKVEALHQAQDKLSRMRDRVEFFKTEEGQAWIARDKLNMAFGGEEIYRIEGEIPDDRKPATESK, from the coding sequence ATGAAACTGCGCTGGGTGGCCTTTTGGGCGGTGGTCGTCATGTCGGCGGCCATGCTCGTCACGTCGGTGCTGAACGAATTCCGCCGGCAGCGGCGCATGGCCGAACTGATGCAAGAAAAGGTTGAAGCGCTGCACCAGGCGCAGGACAAGCTGAGCCGCATGCGCGACCGCGTCGAGTTTTTCAAGACCGAAGAAGGCCAGGCCTGGATCGCGCGGGACAAGCTGAACATGGCCTTCGGCGGCGAAGAAATCTATAGGATCGAAGGAGAAATCCCGGACGATCGAAAGCCGGCGACGGAGTCAAAATAG
- the argS gene encoding arginine--tRNA ligase, producing the protein MSDNTSALKALVRGALEEIAKEKGQDPASLGELHFERPKQENHGDWATNAAMQNCKLLGCKPRDLAEDIVRRIGSDKHIRRVEVAGPGFINFYLSNLWMGDIVRDVLAAGGDYGRVDLGKGRKAQVEFVSANPTGPLHVGHGRGAAVGDVTGNILAFAGWNVEKEYYVNDAGLQMNILGRSAQSRYFELLGHPEKFPFPEESYKGHYIYDIAQEVVDARGEEFLDQPLEESLPFFRTYAAGRILEQIKDELGEFGVTFDSFFSEKSLYDRNLVPAAVQTLKERGHLYEQDEALWFRSTEYGDDKDRVLMRSNGVPTYFTSDIAYHKEKFDRGFERVIDVWGADHHGYVPRMKAAIEALGYDPKKFTILLIQFVNLLRDGEQVKMSTRSGQFVELQEVVREVGVDAARYYFLMRRSDSHLDFDLELAKSQSADNPVYYVQYAHARLCSILQKAAEKGIAVPGVSAFDPDAIATPEEKRLFTKLAQFPDEVGRAAADLEPHRIVNYVHELAGDFHSYYNNGSRILEESGAFRDSHLLMVAAIRTVIANALHLLGISAPEKM; encoded by the coding sequence ATGTCAGACAACACGAGTGCGCTGAAGGCTCTTGTTCGGGGGGCTCTTGAGGAGATCGCAAAGGAAAAGGGGCAGGATCCCGCTTCGCTGGGCGAGCTCCATTTCGAGCGTCCCAAACAGGAGAACCACGGCGACTGGGCGACGAACGCCGCCATGCAGAACTGCAAACTGCTGGGCTGCAAACCGCGCGACCTGGCCGAGGACATCGTGCGCCGTATCGGTTCGGACAAGCACATTCGCCGCGTCGAAGTGGCCGGTCCCGGCTTCATCAATTTCTATCTGTCGAATCTGTGGATGGGCGACATCGTCCGCGACGTGCTGGCGGCCGGCGGCGATTACGGGCGCGTCGATCTCGGCAAAGGGCGGAAAGCGCAGGTCGAGTTCGTCAGCGCCAATCCCACCGGGCCGCTGCACGTCGGTCACGGCCGCGGCGCCGCCGTCGGCGACGTGACGGGCAACATCCTCGCCTTCGCGGGCTGGAACGTGGAGAAGGAGTATTATGTCAACGACGCCGGCCTGCAGATGAACATCCTCGGCCGTTCCGCGCAGTCGCGCTATTTCGAACTGCTCGGCCATCCCGAGAAGTTCCCTTTTCCCGAAGAGTCCTACAAAGGGCACTACATCTACGACATCGCTCAGGAAGTGGTCGACGCCCGCGGCGAAGAGTTCCTCGACCAGCCGCTCGAAGAGTCGCTGCCGTTCTTCAGGACTTACGCGGCCGGGCGCATCCTCGAGCAGATCAAGGACGAGCTGGGCGAATTCGGCGTCACGTTCGACAGCTTTTTCTCCGAGAAGTCGCTGTACGACCGCAATCTAGTGCCGGCCGCCGTGCAGACGCTGAAGGAGCGCGGCCATCTCTACGAACAGGACGAGGCGCTCTGGTTCCGCAGCACCGAATACGGCGACGACAAGGACCGCGTGCTGATGCGCTCCAACGGCGTGCCCACCTACTTCACGTCGGACATCGCCTATCACAAGGAAAAGTTCGACCGCGGCTTCGAGCGCGTCATCGACGTATGGGGCGCCGACCATCACGGTTACGTGCCGCGCATGAAAGCCGCCATCGAAGCGCTGGGCTACGATCCGAAAAAGTTCACGATCCTGCTGATCCAGTTCGTCAATCTGCTGCGCGACGGCGAGCAGGTGAAGATGTCCACGCGCAGCGGACAGTTCGTGGAGCTGCAGGAAGTGGTCAGAGAGGTCGGCGTCGACGCCGCGCGCTATTATTTCCTGATGCGCCGCAGCGACAGCCATCTCGACTTCGATCTCGAGCTGGCCAAAAGCCAGTCGGCGGACAATCCTGTCTATTATGTGCAGTACGCCCACGCCCGCCTGTGCAGCATCCTGCAGAAGGCGGCCGAGAAGGGGATCGCCGTGCCCGGCGTTTCGGCCTTCGACCCCGACGCCATCGCCACGCCCGAGGAAAAACGTTTATTCACCAAACTGGCCCAGTTCCCCGACGAAGTGGGGCGCGCCGCGGCCGACCTCGAACCTCATCGCATCGTCAACTACGTTCACGAGCTGGCGGGCGATTTTCATTCGTATTACAACAACGGCAGCCGCATCCTCGAGGAGTCCGGCGCGTTTCGGGACAGTCACTTGCTGATGGTCGCAGCCATCCGTACGGTGATCGCCAACGCTCTGCATCTGCTGGGCATCAGCGCCCCCGAGAAAATGTAG
- the secA gene encoding preprotein translocase subunit SecA, whose amino-acid sequence MFESLKRAMGLDPNENALKRYRRKVEEINALEPKVQAMSDEQILARALEIKADIRGGAELDKYLAEVFAMAREEAKRKLGLRPFDVQLIGAMALNDANIAEMKTGEGKTLVAPIAVILNAYKGEGVHVVTVNDYLARRDANWMAPLYGAMGLSVAVIYAFMDPEERKKAYRADITYGTNSEFGFDYLRDNMVLQADEMVQRGHSYCIVDEVDSILIDEARTPLIISGPSEDDTGAYMKADQIATQLKGVFKDPNEIEVHSFLLDDKDRPEPDGDFVVDEKEKTVVLTSKGIAKCEQLLKTPGLFSDMAHADMAHKINQALKAHYLFKKDVHYVIKDGEIVIVDEFRGRLMFGRRFSDGLHQAIEAKEHVKVGKESQTLATITIQNYFRMYKKLAGMTGTAATEAEEFKDIYHLGVVVIPTNKPVIRKDWPDQVYRTMDEKFTAVVEEIEKIHAAGRPVLVGTVSVAVSEHVSKLLRARRIPHQVLNARYHEKESAIVAQAGRFNAVTVATNMAGRGTDILLGGNPDFLAREEYRAQNLDPARDAEKCAPILEQMKALCAAEKEKVLELGGLCILGTERHESRRIDNQLRGRAGRQGDPGSSRFYLSLEDDLLRLFGSDRIGGMLDKLGMEKGESIEHPLLTRAIENAQKKVEMMHYDVRRQLLLYDNVMNQQREAVYAERSTILGDSEILEHAKEIAVSNVDDIIDAAFPEDKEANPVYAANKLRGIYWPGIEKSLAGADDRRNVMPAVEKMKEEISARFDERVDKLEPAVAEGLFRFIALHVLDGAWKEHLLGMDVLRQGIGLRAVGQKDPLMEYQFESFNLFQETMAHVREQITQLFFRVAIVSDEDRLRRAAPAAMREHRGTVAAPSKAAAEELGFNPQNSRGSYFANYGTGGERPQPVRVKKVGRNDPCPCGSGKKYKNCCGRNL is encoded by the coding sequence ATGTTCGAATCACTGAAACGCGCCATGGGGCTCGATCCCAACGAAAACGCCCTGAAGCGCTACCGCAGGAAAGTCGAGGAGATCAACGCGCTTGAGCCGAAGGTTCAGGCCATGAGCGACGAACAGATTCTGGCCCGCGCCCTGGAGATCAAGGCCGACATTCGCGGCGGCGCCGAACTCGACAAGTATCTGGCGGAAGTTTTCGCCATGGCCCGCGAGGAAGCGAAACGCAAGCTGGGGCTGCGTCCCTTCGACGTGCAGCTGATCGGCGCCATGGCCCTGAACGACGCCAACATCGCCGAGATGAAGACAGGCGAAGGCAAGACGCTGGTCGCGCCGATCGCCGTGATCCTCAACGCCTACAAGGGCGAGGGCGTCCACGTGGTCACCGTCAACGACTATTTGGCCCGCCGCGACGCCAACTGGATGGCGCCGCTGTACGGGGCCATGGGGCTGAGCGTGGCCGTGATTTACGCCTTCATGGATCCCGAAGAGCGCAAGAAAGCCTATCGGGCCGATATCACCTACGGCACGAACAGCGAGTTCGGCTTCGACTACCTGCGCGACAACATGGTCCTGCAGGCCGACGAGATGGTACAGCGCGGGCATTCCTACTGCATCGTCGACGAAGTGGACTCCATCCTCATCGACGAAGCCCGCACGCCGCTGATCATCTCCGGCCCTTCCGAGGACGACACCGGCGCCTACATGAAGGCCGATCAGATCGCCACGCAGCTCAAAGGCGTCTTCAAGGATCCCAACGAGATCGAAGTGCACAGCTTCCTGCTCGACGACAAAGACCGTCCCGAGCCCGACGGCGATTTCGTCGTCGACGAAAAGGAAAAGACCGTCGTGCTCACCTCGAAGGGCATCGCCAAGTGCGAGCAGCTCCTCAAGACGCCCGGCCTGTTCTCCGACATGGCTCACGCCGACATGGCCCACAAGATCAATCAGGCGCTCAAGGCCCATTATCTGTTCAAGAAGGACGTGCATTACGTCATCAAGGACGGCGAGATCGTCATCGTCGACGAGTTCCGCGGCCGCCTGATGTTCGGCCGCCGCTTCTCCGACGGGCTGCACCAGGCCATCGAGGCCAAAGAGCACGTCAAAGTCGGCAAGGAAAGCCAGACTCTGGCCACCATCACGATCCAGAACTACTTCAGGATGTACAAGAAGCTGGCCGGCATGACCGGAACCGCCGCTACCGAAGCCGAGGAGTTCAAGGACATCTATCATCTCGGCGTCGTCGTCATTCCCACCAACAAGCCGGTGATCCGCAAGGACTGGCCGGATCAGGTCTACCGTACCATGGACGAGAAATTCACGGCCGTGGTCGAAGAGATCGAAAAAATCCACGCCGCCGGCCGCCCCGTGCTGGTCGGCACCGTTTCCGTGGCGGTGTCCGAGCACGTCAGCAAGCTGCTGCGCGCGCGCCGCATTCCCCACCAGGTACTGAACGCCCGCTATCACGAGAAGGAATCGGCCATCGTCGCTCAGGCCGGCCGCTTCAACGCCGTCACCGTCGCCACCAACATGGCCGGCCGCGGCACCGACATCCTGCTGGGCGGCAATCCCGACTTCCTCGCCCGCGAGGAGTACCGCGCCCAAAATCTCGATCCCGCTAGAGACGCCGAGAAATGCGCGCCCATTCTCGAACAGATGAAGGCCCTCTGCGCCGCCGAGAAGGAAAAAGTGCTCGAACTGGGCGGCCTCTGCATCCTCGGCACCGAGCGCCACGAGTCGCGCCGCATCGACAACCAGCTGCGCGGCCGCGCCGGCCGTCAGGGCGACCCCGGCAGCTCGCGCTTTTATCTGTCCCTTGAGGACGATCTGCTGCGGCTGTTCGGCTCGGACCGCATCGGCGGCATGCTCGACAAGCTCGGTATGGAAAAGGGCGAGTCCATTGAGCATCCGCTGCTGACCCGCGCCATCGAGAACGCCCAGAAGAAAGTGGAAATGATGCACTACGACGTGCGCCGCCAGCTGCTGCTCTACGACAACGTCATGAACCAGCAGCGCGAGGCCGTTTACGCCGAGCGCTCGACGATCCTCGGCGACTCCGAGATCCTCGAACACGCCAAGGAAATCGCCGTCAGCAACGTGGACGATATCATCGACGCGGCGTTCCCCGAGGACAAGGAAGCCAACCCCGTTTACGCCGCCAACAAGTTACGCGGCATTTACTGGCCGGGCATCGAAAAATCGCTGGCCGGCGCCGACGACCGCCGCAACGTCATGCCCGCCGTCGAAAAGATGAAGGAAGAGATCTCCGCCCGCTTCGACGAGCGGGTCGACAAGCTTGAACCCGCCGTGGCCGAGGGGCTGTTCCGCTTCATCGCCCTGCACGTGCTCGACGGCGCCTGGAAAGAGCATCTGCTCGGCATGGACGTGCTGCGTCAGGGCATCGGCCTGCGCGCCGTCGGGCAGAAGGATCCGCTTATGGAGTATCAGTTCGAGTCCTTCAACCTCTTCCAGGAGACGATGGCCCACGTGCGCGAGCAGATCACGCAGCTGTTCTTCCGCGTCGCCATCGTCTCCGACGAAGACCGCCTGCGCCGCGCCGCCCCCGCCGCGATGAGGGAACACCGCGGCACCGTCGCCGCGCCGTCAAAGGCAGCGGCCGAGGAACTGGGCTTCAACCCGCAGAACTCGCGCGGCAGTTACTTCGCGAACTACGGCACGGGCGGCGAACGTCCCCAACCGGTGCGCGTCAAGAAGGTCGGACGCAACGACCCCTGCCCCTGCGGCAGCGGCAAAAAGTACAAAAACTGCTGTGGCAGAAACCTCTAG
- the pgsA gene encoding CDP-diacylglycerol--glycerol-3-phosphate 3-phosphatidyltransferase, whose protein sequence is MRSLNVPNLLSLSRIFLAPFVMVLLLYTRIGRGIPFFSAYGLDLTYSDLLAGLVFIIAALTDTVDGYIARRKGLITNLGKFIDPLSDKVLVMAALIALLELHRLSGWMVMIIVARDFMVSGLRMVAAAEGQVIAASRLGKLKTVSQIVAIVMMIFRIPCAIYVMYLSIVLTVWSGVVYVANGWELITDAD, encoded by the coding sequence ATGCGTTCTCTGAACGTTCCCAACCTCTTGAGCCTGTCGCGCATTTTTTTGGCTCCGTTTGTGATGGTTCTGCTGCTGTACACGCGCATCGGCCGGGGCATTCCTTTTTTCAGCGCTTATGGCCTTGACCTGACCTACAGCGATCTGCTGGCCGGTCTGGTCTTTATTATTGCGGCGCTGACCGATACGGTCGACGGCTACATCGCGCGCAGGAAGGGACTGATCACCAATCTCGGCAAATTCATCGACCCGCTCAGCGACAAGGTGCTGGTCATGGCCGCCCTGATCGCTCTGCTGGAACTGCACCGCCTCAGCGGCTGGATGGTGATGATCATCGTCGCCCGCGATTTCATGGTCAGCGGCCTGCGCATGGTGGCCGCCGCCGAGGGACAGGTCATCGCCGCGTCCCGGCTCGGCAAGCTGAAGACCGTTTCTCAGATCGTCGCCATCGTGATGATGATCTTCAGGATCCCCTGTGCGATCTATGTGATGTATCTCAGCATCGTGCTCACCGTCTGGTCGGGCGTCGTCTACGTGGCCAACGGCTGGGAATTGATCACCGACGCTGACTGA
- the nrdR gene encoding transcriptional regulator NrdR — protein sequence MRCPQCGSMETRVMETRTAEEGRTIRRRRECMACGFRFTTYERVEERKVLWISKKDGRREAFDRSKLVRGISRACERLPVSLDTIEDMAARIEARLRESGDEVSSMAIGELVMKELAEINKVAYVRFASVYREFTDLSSFQREIARLVSRAGQPEATDEEKEEKKSSAKK from the coding sequence ATGAGATGCCCTCAGTGTGGTTCCATGGAGACTCGCGTGATGGAAACGCGCACCGCCGAAGAGGGGCGCACGATCCGCCGCCGCCGCGAGTGCATGGCCTGCGGGTTCCGCTTTACGACCTACGAACGCGTGGAAGAACGCAAAGTGCTGTGGATCTCCAAGAAAGACGGCCGCCGCGAGGCCTTCGACCGCAGCAAGCTGGTCCGCGGCATCAGCCGCGCCTGCGAGCGCCTTCCCGTTTCCCTCGACACCATCGAGGACATGGCCGCCCGCATCGAAGCGCGCCTGCGCGAAAGCGGCGACGAAGTTTCCAGCATGGCGATCGGCGAACTGGTCATGAAAGAGCTGGCCGAGATCAACAAAGTGGCTTACGTGCGCTTCGCTTCGGTGTACCGCGAGTTCACCGACCTTTCCAGCTTTCAGCGGGAAATCGCCAGGCTGGTCTCCCGCGCCGGGCAGCCGGAGGCAACCGACGAAGAAAAAGAGGAGAAGAAAAGTTCTGCGAAGAAGTGA
- a CDS encoding GatB/YqeY domain-containing protein, whose translation MSTLTDRVSADLKTAMKEHRELELSVFRMLKAELQKFQADKGVSYELSDDDVISLVGRLVKQRREAAEQYKAAGADDRAESELAEIEVLDAYLPAQLSAEEVETLVRETAAEIGAAAPKDMGRVMKAVMPRLKGQADGMLVKDVVMRVLQG comes from the coding sequence GTGAGCACGTTGACCGATCGGGTTTCCGCCGATCTGAAGACGGCCATGAAAGAGCACCGGGAGCTCGAGCTTTCCGTGTTCCGCATGCTCAAGGCCGAACTTCAGAAGTTTCAGGCCGACAAAGGCGTCAGCTACGAACTGAGCGACGACGACGTGATTTCCCTCGTCGGCCGCCTGGTGAAGCAGCGCCGGGAAGCGGCGGAGCAGTACAAGGCGGCGGGCGCGGACGACCGCGCCGAGAGCGAGCTCGCCGAGATCGAAGTCCTTGACGCCTACCTTCCTGCCCAGCTCAGCGCTGAAGAAGTGGAGACGCTCGTCCGCGAAACGGCCGCCGAGATCGGCGCTGCTGCGCCCAAGGACATGGGCAGAGTGATGAAGGCTGTTATGCCCCGGCTGAAAGGCCAGGCTGACGGCATGCTTGTCAAGGACGTGGTGATGCGCGTCCTGCAAGGTTGA
- the rpsU gene encoding 30S ribosomal protein S21: protein MTTVVRKDNESIEDVLRRFKRDVSKAGVLREARKKEHYEKPSEARKRKRQELSRRKVRG from the coding sequence TTGACGACAGTCGTTAGAAAAGACAACGAATCGATCGAAGACGTCCTTCGTCGTTTTAAGAGAGACGTCTCCAAAGCGGGAGTCCTTCGCGAGGCCCGTAAGAAAGAACACTACGAGAAACCCAGCGAGGCGAGAAAGCGCAAGCGCCAGGAACTCTCTCGCAGAAAAGTCAGGGGGTAA
- a CDS encoding histidine triad nucleotide-binding protein encodes MESCPFCAIVQKRLPAETVYEDENALAFRDIRPQAPVHVLIVPKEHVGSADDVQDPTLWSRLMPAVKATAAKLGVSGGYRLVVNCGESAGQTVPHLHIHLLAGRGLQWPPG; translated from the coding sequence ATGGAATCCTGTCCATTTTGCGCGATCGTGCAGAAGCGGCTTCCCGCGGAGACCGTGTACGAGGACGAGAATGCCTTGGCTTTTCGCGACATCAGGCCGCAGGCGCCCGTTCACGTGTTGATCGTGCCGAAGGAGCATGTCGGTTCTGCCGACGACGTACAGGATCCCACCCTCTGGAGCCGGCTGATGCCGGCCGTCAAGGCGACGGCGGCGAAGCTCGGCGTGTCCGGCGGATACCGGCTCGTCGTCAACTGCGGCGAATCTGCTGGTCAGACAGTCCCCCACCTTCATATCCATTTACTCGCAGGGCGAGGGCTCCAATGGCCCCCGGGTTAA
- the mtaB gene encoding tRNA (N(6)-L-threonylcarbamoyladenosine(37)-C(2))-methylthiotransferase MtaB produces the protein MPSPKSEPLRGRRVAIQALGCRTNLAEAEALASAFQRRGALVVDEPPYDAAVIVTCSVTAAADRKSRQLINRCRRAGENVCVAVCGCWAQGVGEKKAAAMGVDLLIGNRHKSELPCLVAQWLAGHKRPFEAVRGEMGRKWDALELERSPYFGRAFVKVQDGCDHRCTYCIVPVLRGPSVSRPAADILDEARRCAAAGQFELILTGVHLGLFGRDSGESFAGLIRELDKIEGIKRLRFGSLEPFSIGDDLLEALAQSPRFCRHLHLPVQSGDDEILRRMGRGHTAADYLKLVERLRAALGSDLHVSTDVMCAFPGESEAAFENTLALLKAARVGRVHGFHYSPRPGTLAATMPGQIPTEIAHARAERLKKSGQRLLAAEARRWIGREVEVLFEGRQRGRAQGYTRGYFEFRPEKESIYDELRKMTVISSKNGVLWGR, from the coding sequence TTGCCGTCGCCAAAATCTGAGCCGCTGCGGGGGCGCCGCGTCGCCATACAGGCGCTGGGCTGCCGCACGAACCTTGCCGAAGCGGAAGCGCTGGCCTCGGCCTTTCAGCGCCGCGGCGCGTTGGTCGTGGACGAGCCACCCTACGACGCGGCCGTGATCGTGACCTGTTCGGTGACGGCCGCGGCCGACCGCAAGAGCCGCCAGCTGATCAACCGCTGCCGCCGCGCGGGCGAAAACGTTTGCGTCGCCGTATGCGGCTGCTGGGCGCAGGGCGTCGGCGAGAAAAAAGCCGCGGCGATGGGCGTCGATCTGCTGATCGGCAACCGCCATAAAAGCGAGCTGCCTTGCCTCGTCGCGCAGTGGCTGGCTGGGCATAAGCGCCCCTTTGAAGCCGTGCGGGGCGAGATGGGGCGGAAGTGGGACGCGCTGGAACTGGAACGCTCCCCCTATTTCGGGCGAGCGTTCGTGAAGGTGCAGGACGGCTGCGACCACCGCTGCACGTACTGCATCGTTCCCGTTCTGCGCGGGCCGTCGGTGAGCCGGCCCGCGGCCGACATCCTTGATGAGGCGCGCCGCTGCGCGGCGGCCGGGCAGTTCGAGCTGATCCTGACGGGCGTGCATCTGGGGCTTTTCGGCCGCGACAGCGGCGAATCCTTTGCCGGGCTGATCCGCGAACTCGACAAAATCGAGGGAATAAAGCGCCTGCGTTTCGGTTCTCTGGAGCCGTTTTCCATCGGCGACGATCTGCTCGAGGCGCTGGCGCAGTCGCCGCGGTTCTGCCGCCATCTTCACCTGCCCGTGCAGTCCGGCGACGACGAAATCCTGCGCCGCATGGGGCGCGGGCACACGGCCGCGGATTATCTGAAGCTGGTCGAGCGTCTTCGCGCTGCGCTGGGAAGCGACCTGCACGTCTCCACCGACGTGATGTGCGCGTTCCCCGGCGAGAGCGAAGCGGCCTTCGAGAACACGCTGGCGCTGCTGAAAGCGGCGCGCGTCGGCCGCGTGCACGGCTTCCATTATTCGCCGCGCCCCGGCACGCTGGCAGCGACTATGCCCGGGCAGATCCCGACGGAAATCGCGCACGCCCGCGCCGAACGCCTGAAAAAAAGCGGCCAACGGCTTTTGGCCGCGGAGGCGCGGCGCTGGATCGGGCGCGAAGTGGAAGTGCTTTTCGAAGGGAGACAGCGCGGACGCGCGCAGGGATATACGCGCGGCTATTTTGAATTCCGTCCCGAGAAAGAAAGTATTTACGACGAACTGCGGAAAATGACGGTGATATCGAGCAAAAACGGGGTTCTTTGGGGCCGTTAG
- a CDS encoding 50S ribosomal protein L11 methyltransferase, with product MERNDNFWWYITLRGPAGLEDVLSSAAESTGCIGSTVTNEGDAVDLQVYYRANQDLGEWLKMLQPYLEPWREIEIKDMGRVENRAWNTEWMDAFPPLNVGEKLVVMAPWHAGKEDPGRLPIFIYPGSAFGTGYHQSTQAVLTLMERWLKPGDAVADIGCGTAILSIAALKMGAERAYARDLDPSVVREAVRNTLELNGIAGEKLDIAVGDLLKGFGHTVDLLLANILYEPNMAMLPDVARVLKPGGRAIFSGLVVEEGEKFKEKLAENGLRLVDEVRLDDWCGLAVAKI from the coding sequence ATGGAACGCAACGACAACTTCTGGTGGTACATCACGCTGCGCGGGCCGGCGGGGCTGGAAGACGTGCTCAGCTCGGCGGCGGAGAGCACGGGTTGCATCGGCTCGACGGTGACGAACGAGGGCGACGCCGTGGATCTGCAGGTCTATTACCGCGCCAACCAGGATCTGGGCGAATGGCTGAAGATGCTGCAGCCGTATCTGGAGCCGTGGCGCGAGATCGAGATCAAGGACATGGGGCGGGTGGAGAACCGCGCCTGGAACACGGAGTGGATGGACGCCTTCCCGCCGCTGAACGTGGGCGAGAAGCTGGTCGTCATGGCGCCGTGGCACGCCGGCAAGGAAGATCCCGGCCGTCTGCCCATCTTCATCTATCCCGGCTCGGCGTTCGGCACGGGCTATCATCAGAGCACGCAGGCGGTGCTGACGCTGATGGAGCGCTGGCTGAAGCCGGGCGACGCGGTGGCCGACATCGGCTGCGGCACGGCGATCCTTTCCATCGCGGCGCTGAAGATGGGGGCGGAGCGCGCCTACGCCCGCGACCTCGATCCGTCCGTCGTGCGCGAGGCGGTGCGCAACACTCTGGAGCTGAACGGCATCGCCGGGGAAAAACTCGACATCGCCGTCGGCGATCTGCTCAAGGGCTTTGGGCACACGGTCGATCTGCTGCTGGCCAACATCCTTTACGAGCCGAACATGGCCATGCTGCCCGATGTGGCGCGCGTTCTCAAACCCGGCGGACGGGCGATCTTCTCGGGGCTGGTCGTCGAAGAGGGCGAGAAGTTCAAGGAGAAGCTCGCGGAAAACGGCTTGCGTCTCGTCGACGAAGTGCGGCTGGACGACTGGTGCGGCCTTGCCGTCGCCAAAATCTGA
- the dnaJ gene encoding molecular chaperone DnaJ gives MAGTHRDYYEVLGVARDATTVEIKRAFRLKVRDCHPDTHPDDPEAEQKYKEINEAFSVLGNQEKRQRYDRFGTADDTGNPFAGAGPEDIFGDLFGSMFGGFGGPRSRPNAPARGSDLQMVLSVTLEEAATGVAKKVTIPRWEPCDHCHGSGSEPGHEARECPTCHGAGEVRTRVRTLFGDTLSVSTCPTCGGRGTVVEKACTECGGEGRIHRRREQEIKIQPGVDTGTRLRVPGAGELGANGGPPGDLYIVMQVKDHPLFQRDGNDLHRTVSIPFPLAVMGGSSSVGTLIDGDASFDIPEGTAPGQTIRVKGKGMPRLRGSSRGDLYLHVTVDVPKGSALSERAAELMKQLAEEMDVAAGEKEGLFDKLFGGKKSAAKKKSAKKK, from the coding sequence ATGGCTGGAACGCATCGGGACTATTACGAAGTCCTCGGCGTCGCCCGCGACGCGACGACCGTCGAGATCAAGCGCGCCTTTCGCCTGAAAGTCCGCGACTGCCACCCCGACACTCATCCTGACGATCCCGAAGCGGAACAGAAATACAAGGAGATCAACGAGGCTTTTTCCGTTCTCGGCAATCAGGAAAAACGACAGCGCTACGACCGCTTCGGCACCGCCGACGACACCGGCAATCCCTTTGCCGGCGCCGGCCCCGAGGACATCTTCGGCGACCTTTTCGGCAGCATGTTCGGCGGCTTCGGCGGTCCCCGTTCGCGCCCCAACGCCCCTGCCCGCGGCAGCGACCTGCAGATGGTCCTTTCCGTCACCCTCGAAGAAGCGGCGACCGGCGTGGCGAAGAAGGTCACCATTCCCCGCTGGGAACCTTGCGACCATTGCCACGGCAGCGGCTCCGAGCCGGGGCACGAAGCGCGAGAATGCCCCACCTGCCACGGCGCCGGCGAGGTCCGTACCCGCGTGCGCACCCTCTTCGGCGACACGCTCAGCGTCAGCACCTGCCCCACCTGCGGCGGCCGCGGCACAGTGGTGGAAAAAGCCTGCACCGAGTGCGGCGGCGAAGGCCGCATCCACCGCCGCCGCGAGCAGGAGATCAAAATCCAGCCCGGCGTCGACACCGGCACGCGCCTGCGCGTTCCCGGCGCCGGCGAACTGGGCGCCAACGGCGGCCCTCCCGGCGACCTGTACATCGTCATGCAGGTTAAGGATCATCCGCTGTTCCAGCGCGACGGGAACGACCTGCACCGTACCGTTTCCATCCCCTTCCCGCTCGCCGTCATGGGCGGCTCGTCGAGCGTCGGCACCCTGATCGACGGCGACGCCTCCTTCGACATCCCCGAGGGAACCGCCCCCGGCCAGACCATCCGCGTCAAAGGCAAGGGCATGCCCCGCCTGCGCGGCTCCAGCCGCGGCGACCTGTACCTGCACGTCACCGTCGACGTCCCCAAGGGCAGCGCGCTTTCCGAGCGCGCCGCCGAGCTGATGAAACAGCTCGCCGAAGAAATGGACGTCGCCGCCGGCGAAAAGGAAGGCCTGTTCGACAAGCTCTTCGGCGGCAAAAAGTCCGCCGCCAAAAAGAAAAGCGCGAAAAAGAAATAA